The following proteins are encoded in a genomic region of Triticum dicoccoides isolate Atlit2015 ecotype Zavitan chromosome 1B, WEW_v2.0, whole genome shotgun sequence:
- the LOC119340075 gene encoding pentatricopeptide repeat-containing protein At2g30100, chloroplastic-like, with product MALSSRAAAFPHVSLPSPRPRPAAVSLRPPPPPRSVRLDHVIPADAAELGLAGGGLLAAAIEHLEREPAAAADDKAPLADLSPRELQLVLVYFAQEGRDAYCALEVFDWLRRADRVDGETMELMTAIACGWIERLVGAGGDVSDVSALLGEMDCVGLRPGFSLVEKAVALYWDRSERARAVEFVRDVLRRGSVAAGGEYDGERGGPVGYLAWKIMMDGDYRDAVKLVIEFKESGLKPEVYSYLIGLTALVKEQKEFSKALRKLNLSVKDGSIAKLDAESMRNIENYQSKLLGDGVLLSNWAVQEGSSEVLGLVHERLLSLYTCAGCGLEAERQLWELKLVGREPDTQLYDVVLAICASQGEAAAVRRLLAGVESTSAGRRKKSMSWLLRGYLKGGFYLDASETLLRMLDMGVSPDYLDRAAVLTALQRNIQESGNLESYMKLCKRLSETDLIAPCVLYLYVRKFKLWMMRML from the exons ATGGCCCTCTCCTCGCGCGCCGCCGCTTTCCCGCACGTCTCCCTCCCCTCCCcccgcccgcgccccgccgccgtctcGCTCCGGCCCCCGCCTCCCCCGCGCTCGGTGCGGCTCGACCACGTCATCCCcgccgacgccgccgagctcggcctcgccggcggcgggCTCCTGGCCGCCGCCATCGAGCACCTGGAGCGGGAGCCCGCCGCCGCGGCCGACGACAAGGCCCCGCTCGCCGACCTCTCCCCGAGGGAGCTCCAGCTCGTGCTCGTCTACTTCGCGCAGGAGGGCCGCGACGCCTACTGCGCGCTCGAGGTCTTCGACTGGCTGCGCCGCGCCGACCGCGTCGATGGCGAGACCATGGAGCTCATGACGGCCATCGCCTGCGGCTGGATCGAGCGCCTCGTGGGGGCCGGGGGTGACGTCTCCGACGTCTCCGCGCTCCTGGGGGAGATGGACTGCGTCGGCCTCCGCCCCGGCTTTAGCCTCGTCGAGAAGGCCGTCGCGCTCTACTGGGACCGCAGCGAGAGGGCGCGCGCTGTTGAGTTCGTCAGGGACGTGCTCAGGAGGGGGAGCGTGGCCGCGGGAGGGGAGTATGACGGCGAGCGTGGAGGCCCCGTCGGTTACCTCGCCTGGAAGATTATG ATGGACGGGGACTACAGAGATGCTGTTAAATTGGTCATTGAGTTCAAAGAGAGTGGGCTGAAACCTGAAGTAtatagttatcttattggattgactgCCTTGGTTAAAGAGCAAAAGGAATTCTCAAAGGCATTGCGTAAGTTGAATCTGTCAGTGAAGGATGGCTCAATtgccaaactggatgctgagagCATGCGCAACATCGAGAATTATCAATCCAAATTATTAGGGGATGGTGTTCTTTTATCAAATTGGGCAGTTCAGGAAGGCAGCAGTGAGGTTCTAGGACTTGTGCACGAGAGGCTCCTTTCATTGTACACTTGCGCTGGTTGTGGCTTAGAAGCTGAGCGCCAACTTTGGGAATTGAAGCTTGTTGGTAGGGAACCTGATACACAGCTCTATGATGTTGTCTTGGCCATTTGTGCTTCTCAAGGGGAAGCTGCTGCTGTTAGACGATTGCTTGCAGGAGTCGAGTCAACCAGTGCAGGAAGAAGGAAGAAGTCTATGTCATGGCTCCTGCGAGGCTACCTTAAAGGTGGTTTCTATCTGGATGCCTCGGAAACACTTTTGCGGATGCTTGATATGGGCGTATCTCCTGATTACCTGGACAGAGCGGCTGTACTGACTGCACTGCAGAGAAACATACAGGAATCCGGCAACCTAGAATCATACATGAAACTCTGCAAGCGCCTATCTGAGACAGATCTGATCGCACCGTGCGTCCTATATCTGTATGTACGGAAATTCAAGCTGTGGATGATGCGCATGCTGTGA
- the LOC119340092 gene encoding uncharacterized protein LOC119340092, with amino-acid sequence MAAQDTPMITEDDYETQQKKQAAADVLFNYSQFVMVCIGEGVRPTDLRLHLMKEISGMPTSLKEEPRQAAASPDSSVEPSSSGTMKEDRSEIP; translated from the exons ATGGCTGCACAAGACACTCCTATGATCACCGAGGATGACTATGAG ACTCAGCAGAAGAAGCAAGCTGCTGCAGATGTTCTTTTCAACTATTCACAGTTTGTTATGGTGTGCATTGGTGAGGGAGTTCGCCCGACTGATCTCCGGTTGCATCTTATGAAG GAAATTTCAGGGATGCCTACCTCTTTGAAGGAAGAGCCACGGCAGGCAGCTGCCTCCCCAGATTCTAGCGTTGAACCATCATCCTCTGGGACGATGAAAGAAGACAGGAGCGAAATCCCATAA